One window of Cohnella hashimotonis genomic DNA carries:
- a CDS encoding GntR family transcriptional regulator codes for MPDNPPSLNRYVLADELYTLLKKRILSHEMSAGDKINIDKLARDLGVSNIPIREALSRLSSEGLVSVVPFKGMFVAAMNARDIDEIFEIRASLESLALRKAATRIPKDRLRRILAETTAAQEEADAGQETASRMFKMNEGLHGTILAYADNENLQRMVVSLIERIYRYLNLLNFTIAIADEREEHARILSALLADDMDEATAALERHLQRARQRLRDSFS; via the coding sequence ATGCCGGACAATCCGCCTTCCTTGAACCGATACGTCCTCGCCGACGAGCTGTATACGCTGCTTAAAAAACGCATTTTATCCCATGAAATGTCCGCAGGAGACAAAATCAATATCGACAAGCTCGCGAGAGATCTCGGCGTCAGCAACATTCCGATCCGCGAGGCGCTCTCGCGGCTGTCGTCAGAGGGGCTCGTCTCCGTGGTCCCGTTCAAGGGCATGTTCGTGGCCGCGATGAACGCGAGAGACATCGACGAGATCTTCGAGATCCGCGCTTCTCTGGAGTCGCTCGCCCTGCGCAAGGCGGCAACCCGTATCCCGAAGGATCGGCTTCGCAGGATTTTGGCGGAGACGACGGCTGCCCAAGAGGAAGCGGACGCGGGCCAGGAAACCGCGAGCCGCATGTTCAAGATGAACGAAGGGCTGCACGGCACGATTTTGGCGTATGCCGACAATGAGAATTTGCAGCGTATGGTGGTGTCGTTGATCGAGCGGATTTACCGCTATTTGAACCTGCTGAACTTTACGATCGCGATCGCAGACGAAAGAGAGGAGCACGCCCGGATATTGAGCGCGCTGCTTGCGGACGATATGGACGAAGCGACAGCCGCCTTGGAGCGGCATTTGCAGCGCGCAAGGCAGCGTCTGCGCGACAGTTTTTCGTAG